In Halostella litorea, a single window of DNA contains:
- a CDS encoding RtcB family protein, producing the protein MTTYDADGITLERVREYVWEIPREGDMRTPARVLASEALLDEISEDKTLQQLKNATHLPGITEHALCMPDGHQGYGFPVGGVGAMDAENGCISPGAVGYDINCGVRMMTTDLTYDDVRGKEEELVDALFANVPSGLGGGGIVKGDADAVEGILSRGVEWAVEAGYGVEADLRACEDEGRRPDADPAAVSQKAKDRGRNQIGSLGSGNHFLEVQRVTDVFREDVAASFDLREDQIVVLIHCGSRGLGHQVCNDYLRRIEQEHGDLLADLPDKELAAAPAGSELAEEYYGAMCAAINFAWVNRQVIMHRTRRVFERVFDRTWEQLGMELLYDVAHNIAKKETHTVDGEDRELYVHRKGATRAFPAGHPEVPAAYRDVGQPIIIPGSMGAGSYVLRGGESSMDLTFGSTAHGAGRLMSRTQAKQDYWGGDVQDDLEQQGVYVKAESGATVAEEAPGVYKDVDEVVRVSDALGIGDKVARTFPVCNIKG; encoded by the coding sequence ATGACCACCTACGATGCGGACGGCATCACGCTCGAACGGGTGCGTGAGTACGTCTGGGAGATCCCGCGGGAGGGCGACATGCGAACCCCCGCTCGCGTGCTGGCGAGCGAGGCGCTGCTGGACGAGATAAGCGAGGACAAGACGCTCCAGCAACTCAAGAACGCCACCCACTTGCCGGGGATCACCGAGCACGCGCTCTGCATGCCCGACGGCCACCAGGGGTACGGCTTCCCCGTGGGCGGCGTCGGCGCGATGGACGCCGAGAACGGCTGCATCTCGCCGGGGGCGGTCGGCTACGACATCAACTGCGGCGTCCGGATGATGACGACCGACCTGACGTACGACGACGTGCGCGGAAAGGAGGAGGAACTCGTCGACGCGCTGTTCGCCAACGTCCCCTCCGGGCTGGGCGGGGGCGGCATCGTCAAGGGCGACGCCGACGCGGTCGAGGGGATCCTCTCCCGCGGCGTCGAGTGGGCCGTCGAGGCGGGGTACGGCGTCGAGGCCGACCTCCGCGCCTGCGAGGACGAGGGGCGGCGGCCGGACGCCGATCCCGCGGCGGTCTCGCAGAAGGCCAAGGACCGCGGGCGCAACCAGATCGGCAGCCTCGGCAGCGGCAACCACTTCCTCGAGGTCCAGCGCGTCACCGACGTGTTCCGCGAGGACGTCGCGGCGTCGTTCGACCTCCGGGAGGACCAGATAGTCGTCCTGATCCACTGCGGGAGCCGGGGGCTGGGCCACCAGGTGTGCAACGACTACCTGCGGCGGATCGAGCAGGAACACGGCGACCTGCTTGCGGACCTGCCCGACAAGGAACTGGCCGCCGCGCCGGCCGGGTCCGAACTCGCGGAGGAGTACTACGGCGCGATGTGTGCCGCGATCAACTTCGCGTGGGTGAACCGGCAGGTCATCATGCACCGCACGCGCCGGGTGTTCGAGCGCGTGTTCGACCGGACGTGGGAGCAACTGGGGATGGAACTGCTGTACGACGTGGCACACAACATCGCCAAGAAGGAGACCCATACGGTCGACGGCGAGGACCGCGAACTGTACGTCCACCGCAAGGGCGCGACCCGTGCGTTCCCCGCCGGGCACCCGGAGGTGCCCGCCGCGTACCGCGACGTCGGCCAGCCGATCATCATCCCCGGGAGCATGGGCGCGGGGAGCTACGTCCTGCGCGGCGGCGAGTCGTCGATGGACCTGACCTTCGGCTCGACGGCCCACGGCGCGGGCCGGCTGATGAGCCGCACGCAGGCCAAGCAGGACTACTGGGGCGGTGACGTGCAGGACGACCTGGAACAGCAGGGCGTCTACGTGAAAGCCGAGAGCGGCGCGACCGTCGCGGAGGAGGCCCCCGGCGTGTACAAGGACGTCGACGAGGTGGTCCGCGTCTCCGACGCGCTCGGCATCGGCGACAAGGTCGCACGAACCTTCCCCGTCTGCAACATCAAGGGTTAG
- a CDS encoding archease, translating into MPYELRDHTADVAVAAAGDRLGDAFAAAADGLAAAMCDDVPADGERFDVSVAAESREALLFDYLDELIFQRDVRSVLPVDNRATVAERDGEWHLSASARGVPLSAVRAREVKAVTYSEMDLRETDDGWEAYVVFDV; encoded by the coding sequence ATGCCCTACGAGCTCCGCGACCACACCGCCGACGTGGCGGTGGCCGCCGCCGGCGACCGCCTCGGCGACGCCTTCGCGGCCGCCGCGGACGGGCTCGCGGCCGCGATGTGTGACGACGTGCCCGCGGACGGCGAGCGGTTCGACGTGTCGGTGGCCGCCGAGAGCCGCGAGGCGCTGCTGTTCGACTACCTCGACGAACTCATCTTCCAGCGCGACGTGCGCTCGGTGCTGCCCGTCGACAATCGGGCGACAGTCGCGGAACGGGACGGCGAGTGGCACCTGTCGGCGAGCGCGCGCGGGGTGCCGCTGTCGGCGGTGCGGGCCCGCGAGGTCAAGGCCGTCACGTACTCCGAGATGGACCTGCGGGAGACCGACGACGGCTGGGAGGCGTACGTCGTCTTCGACGTGTGA